ACCCACTTTTAATATATTCTTGCCTTATTAAAACCAGTAGTTCTTCATTATATAGTTGTCTTTTACTTTTGCCCTTTTTCAACCATTTATAATAGCTGCTCCTATCCACTTTCAGTATCTGGCACATTTTTTCAAAAGAATATTTATTTTTATAATATTTCATGAAATTATATTTCTCCGTGGATTTTGTGAAAAAATGGCCAAAGCTTTTTTTAATATGTCTCGCTCCTCTGTTACATTTTTTAACTCTTTTTCACTTTCTTTTAGATTGCCATGTCCTGGAAAACTATTTGTACCTTCCTGTAAGTATTTAC
Above is a window of Thermodesulfovibrio thiophilus DSM 17215 DNA encoding:
- a CDS encoding transposase; protein product: MIKRRVYTKEFKIEAVEHTLDSTKTVKEISEDLGVPYHLLCKWRSKYLQEGTNSFPGHGNLKESEKELKNVTEERDILKKALAIFSQNPRRNIIS
- a CDS encoding IS3 family transposase, which translates into the protein MKYYKNKYSFEKMCQILKVDRSSYYKWLKKGKSKRQLYNEELLVLIRQEYIKSGCLYGSPRITAVLKKNNVACSRPRVEGGYKSRVEGKREIFEYIV